The following are encoded in a window of Solibacillus sp. FSL R7-0668 genomic DNA:
- a CDS encoding TetR/AcrR family transcriptional regulator: protein MGKSIDPRVLRTRNLIVEAFNQLMITKGFEQITVKDITEQATINRATFYAHFVDKYALLEEVLTEQIEQIFNEQLQGNSNHSLNEALIIQLFLAIVRVHNQMFSQCRRGYTAFTQMIDDKVKDYLVETIQKYLPSEQKFQSIIISWGLYGAYVDWDKKKREAATTYAQKAAQPLLLLI, encoded by the coding sequence ATGGGGAAGTCAATAGATCCAAGAGTACTACGTACAAGGAATTTAATTGTCGAAGCCTTTAATCAATTAATGATTACAAAAGGTTTTGAACAGATTACCGTTAAAGATATTACGGAGCAAGCAACGATCAATCGCGCCACATTTTACGCGCATTTTGTAGATAAGTATGCGCTATTAGAAGAGGTATTAACAGAACAAATTGAACAAATTTTTAATGAACAATTACAAGGGAATTCAAATCATTCGTTAAATGAAGCGTTGATTATTCAACTGTTTTTGGCGATTGTGCGTGTACACAATCAAATGTTTTCGCAATGTCGCAGAGGGTATACAGCCTTTACACAAATGATCGATGATAAGGTAAAGGATTATTTAGTCGAAACGATTCAAAAGTACTTACCAAGTGAACAAAAATTTCAATCCATTATCATTAGTTGGGGCTTGTACGGAGCATATGTAGATTGGGATAAAAAAAAGCGAGAAGCTGCGACAACCTATGCCCAAAAAGCAGCACAGCCCTTATTACTACTCATTTAG
- a CDS encoding pirin family protein, producing MLKIKTIQHIDLQQSEGRNVRLTLQANDLMDNDPFIILADDKFAHNTFADHPHKGIQTVTYVLEGSLEHYDSRTGSGGRLNENDFQIMTAGRGIIHNENPDRGEEARVLQLWVNLSPEHKKVDGQYEDLKHDNVPVIPFDGGKIEVYAGEVNGVTSPIKLFTPFLFTAVTIENGSSEIVIPAGYNTYLYVLEGTVEIQNKQVNAFDVIHFEIAPQSETISFNASSNAKFVVFSGEPIKAPVVARGPFVMNTQEEIAEAYASYRNGTFLDGKPY from the coding sequence ATGTTAAAGATTAAAACGATTCAGCATATCGATTTACAGCAAAGCGAAGGACGCAATGTACGTCTTACATTACAGGCAAATGATTTAATGGACAATGACCCATTCATCATATTAGCGGATGACAAATTTGCCCATAATACATTTGCCGACCATCCGCATAAAGGTATTCAAACTGTTACCTATGTATTAGAAGGCAGTTTAGAGCACTATGATAGCCGTACTGGCAGTGGCGGACGTTTAAATGAAAATGACTTCCAAATAATGACAGCTGGTCGCGGAATTATTCATAACGAAAACCCTGATCGTGGCGAAGAAGCGCGCGTATTACAGCTATGGGTCAATTTATCACCTGAACATAAAAAAGTTGATGGCCAATATGAAGATTTAAAGCATGATAATGTACCGGTCATTCCATTTGATGGTGGGAAAATCGAAGTGTACGCTGGTGAAGTAAATGGGGTTACTTCGCCAATCAAGCTATTTACACCTTTCTTATTTACAGCTGTTACAATCGAAAATGGTTCGAGTGAAATCGTCATTCCAGCTGGCTATAATACGTATTTATATGTATTGGAAGGCACGGTTGAAATCCAAAATAAACAAGTGAACGCCTTTGATGTCATTCATTTTGAAATTGCGCCACAGTCAGAAACGATTTCATTTAACGCTTCAAGCAATGCCAAATTCGTTGTCTTTTCAGGTGAGCCGATTAAAGCACCTGTTGTCGCACGTGGTCCATTCGTCATGAATACGCAAGAAGAAATTGCAGAGGCCTATGCAAGCTACCGAAATGGTACGTTTTTAGATGGAAAACCTTATTAA
- the argF gene encoding ornithine carbamoyltransferase, producing the protein MKLLEEVQLKPVESLKGKDLLTLLDYTSEEVQQLLALATQLKTITKAGKCPRLLEGKTLGMIFEKSSTRTRVSFEVGMQQLGGYGMYMNARDMQIGRGEPIPDTGRVLSGYLDGIMIRANSHAMVEELAEFSSIPVINGLTDIDHPCQALADLETIAENKGELKGLKIAYVGDGNNVAHALVVAAAHVGMHVAVATPVGYECDAGIIKKAQQIAAQNGSTVVVTNDPVAAVKDADAVYADVWTSMGQEEETEKRLKDFAGYQINDELVAYAKPDYMFLHCLPAHREEEVATSVIDGPNSYIFEQAENRLHAQKAVLVSLLA; encoded by the coding sequence ATGAAATTATTAGAAGAAGTGCAGTTAAAGCCGGTCGAAAGCTTAAAGGGCAAAGACTTACTTACGCTGCTTGATTATACAAGTGAAGAAGTACAACAGTTATTAGCACTTGCAACACAATTAAAAACGATTACAAAAGCGGGCAAATGTCCTCGTTTACTAGAAGGTAAGACGCTAGGCATGATTTTTGAGAAAAGCTCGACTCGTACACGTGTATCATTTGAGGTAGGTATGCAGCAGCTAGGTGGCTACGGCATGTATATGAATGCACGTGATATGCAAATTGGACGCGGGGAACCAATTCCGGATACAGGTCGCGTATTATCAGGCTACTTAGATGGCATTATGATTCGTGCCAACTCACATGCAATGGTCGAAGAATTAGCGGAATTTTCATCGATTCCGGTAATCAATGGTTTAACAGACATCGATCACCCATGCCAAGCATTAGCAGACCTTGAAACAATCGCTGAAAATAAAGGCGAATTAAAAGGCTTAAAAATTGCCTATGTAGGCGATGGCAATAACGTGGCACATGCATTAGTCGTAGCTGCAGCCCATGTTGGTATGCATGTAGCGGTTGCCACACCAGTTGGTTATGAATGCGATGCGGGCATTATCAAAAAAGCACAGCAAATTGCCGCACAAAATGGCAGCACAGTCGTTGTAACAAATGATCCAGTTGCAGCAGTTAAAGATGCGGACGCGGTATATGCCGACGTTTGGACATCAATGGGGCAAGAAGAGGAAACAGAAAAACGCTTAAAAGACTTTGCAGGCTACCAAATTAACGATGAGCTCGTTGCCTATGCAAAGCCAGATTATATGTTCTTACATTGCTTACCAGCACATCGAGAGGAAGAAGTTGCGACATCAGTTATTGATGGACCAAATTCTTATATATTTGAGCAAGCAGAAAATCGTCTGCATGCCCAAAAAGCAGTACTTGTATCTTTATTAGCTTAA
- a CDS encoding CoxG family protein: protein MPQATHYVSVDLSNDIVWDFLKDYENWAALIPGYIAHEVQSDKQFTWIFLADLGFTKKTIKLQVTITDLTEPTDVKFDLKGLSDNFNGHGYFKMTGGVPSEVTGSLELAASGIMGMMINSVLENFVPKATRDLTESIQAKLTELHSVK from the coding sequence ATGCCACAAGCGACACATTACGTATCTGTTGATTTATCGAATGACATTGTATGGGATTTTTTAAAGGACTATGAAAACTGGGCAGCTTTAATTCCTGGTTATATTGCACATGAGGTACAAAGCGACAAGCAATTCACATGGATCTTTTTAGCGGACCTAGGTTTCACAAAGAAAACGATTAAATTACAAGTAACGATTACTGATTTAACAGAACCTACCGATGTGAAATTTGATTTAAAGGGGCTTTCTGATAATTTTAATGGCCATGGCTATTTTAAAATGACTGGTGGCGTTCCATCTGAAGTAACGGGCAGCTTAGAATTAGCCGCGAGCGGAATTATGGGCATGATGATTAACTCGGTACTAGAAAATTTCGTACCAAAAGCAACAAGGGATTTAACGGAATCAATCCAAGCAAAACTTACTGAATTACACAGTGTAAAATAA
- a CDS encoding DUF3784 domain-containing protein, which yields MIWLLLAALFIFLGFAIQRLKWHFLISGYNTMTKEQKENVDVEGLAKLMGNYLYALAILFIVVGLVDYLEYSNLILPLLSLILVFTIIVVVKAQKFDHNLFDDNGKWKPGASKNLKRQGMIIVITLIIVAVILYFSLQPTGVAVTENEVEIAGMYGDTYEFASMEQVTLLEALPEIALRTNGSAVGSKLKGHFKFENGDKAKLFVDTKNPPFIQFIDEGKTVIFNLQTEAETRALYEKLIANTK from the coding sequence ATGATCTGGTTATTACTCGCAGCCTTATTTATTTTCTTAGGCTTTGCTATTCAAAGGCTAAAATGGCATTTTTTAATATCGGGCTATAATACAATGACAAAAGAGCAAAAAGAAAATGTCGATGTTGAAGGGCTCGCCAAATTAATGGGCAATTATTTATATGCATTAGCCATACTTTTCATTGTTGTAGGTTTGGTGGATTATTTAGAATACAGCAATCTCATTTTGCCACTACTTTCGCTCATTCTTGTATTTACCATTATCGTTGTTGTAAAGGCGCAAAAGTTTGATCATAATTTGTTTGATGATAATGGCAAATGGAAGCCGGGCGCAAGTAAAAATTTAAAGCGTCAGGGTATGATTATCGTCATTACATTAATTATTGTCGCTGTTATTCTCTATTTTTCGTTACAGCCAACAGGGGTTGCGGTTACTGAAAATGAAGTTGAAATTGCTGGTATGTATGGAGATACGTATGAATTTGCGAGCATGGAGCAAGTGACATTATTAGAAGCATTACCTGAAATTGCGTTGCGTACAAATGGTTCAGCGGTTGGCTCGAAATTAAAAGGTCATTTCAAATTTGAAAACGGGGATAAGGCAAAGCTCTTTGTCGATACAAAAAATCCACCATTTATTCAATTTATTGATGAAGGGAAAACCGTTATTTTCAATTTACAAACAGAAGCGGAAACACGCGCACTTTATGAAAAGCTAATTGCTAATACGAAATAG
- a CDS encoding M42 family metallopeptidase codes for MTKLDPTLQMFKDLTDANGIPGNERAPREVMKKYITPFADEVETDNLGSLIAKKVGDENGPKIMVAGHLDEVGFMVTRIDDKGFVFFQTVGGWWSQVMLAQRVTITTRKGEEIIGVIGSKPPHILPADQRNKVVDIKAMFVDIGATSKEEAMEWGIRPGDMITPYFEFNVMKNEKHLLAKAWDNRIGCAIAIDVLKALKDEKHPNIVYGVGNVQEEVGLRGAKTSTFKIQPDIGFAVDVGIAGDTPGVTPKESTSKMGAGPQIVVYDASMVSHTGLREFVLDVAEEAGIPYQFEAIAGGGTDAGSIHITANGVPALAIGIATRYIHSHAGILHRDDYDNAVKLIVEVIKRLDRETVDKIKFD; via the coding sequence ATGACAAAGCTTGATCCAACATTACAAATGTTCAAAGATTTAACGGATGCAAACGGTATTCCAGGGAACGAACGCGCTCCTCGTGAAGTAATGAAAAAATACATTACACCATTTGCTGACGAAGTGGAAACAGATAACTTAGGAAGCCTCATTGCCAAAAAAGTAGGCGATGAAAACGGACCAAAAATTATGGTTGCCGGTCACTTAGACGAAGTAGGCTTCATGGTAACACGTATCGACGACAAAGGCTTCGTGTTCTTCCAAACAGTAGGTGGCTGGTGGAGCCAGGTAATGCTTGCACAGCGCGTAACGATTACAACTCGTAAAGGCGAAGAAATTATTGGGGTAATTGGTTCAAAGCCACCTCATATTTTACCAGCAGACCAACGAAATAAAGTAGTCGATATTAAAGCAATGTTCGTGGATATCGGTGCAACTTCTAAGGAAGAGGCAATGGAGTGGGGCATCCGTCCTGGCGACATGATCACACCATATTTCGAATTCAATGTCATGAAAAACGAAAAGCATTTATTAGCAAAAGCATGGGATAACCGTATCGGCTGTGCCATTGCAATCGATGTGTTAAAGGCATTAAAAGACGAAAAACACCCGAACATCGTCTATGGCGTGGGGAATGTTCAAGAAGAAGTCGGCCTACGCGGTGCGAAAACTTCGACATTCAAAATACAACCAGATATCGGCTTCGCAGTGGATGTTGGTATTGCGGGAGACACACCAGGCGTAACACCGAAAGAATCAACTTCTAAAATGGGTGCAGGGCCACAAATCGTTGTTTATGACGCATCCATGGTATCGCACACAGGCTTACGTGAATTTGTATTAGATGTAGCAGAAGAAGCTGGCATTCCATATCAATTCGAAGCAATCGCTGGTGGCGGTACAGATGCGGGCTCAATCCACATCACAGCAAATGGGGTTCCAGCATTAGCAATTGGTATTGCGACACGCTATATCCACTCACATGCAGGAATTTTGCATCGTGACGACTACGACAATGCGGTTAAATTAATCGTAGAAGTCATCAAACGCTTAGATCGTGAAACAGTAGATAAAATTAAATTCGACTAA
- a CDS encoding dUTP diphosphatase has product MRFVELFEMQRQLDRFIEETQNIEKDVFNEKGLALLVELGELANETRCFKFWSTKGPSEKSVILEEFVDSIHFMLSLGYMRDFTLEQWPVVEQKKDLTQAFIDTTQTVLTFLQQQTEENYKAIWLQYSLIAYNLNFTVDDIIEAYKQKNEKNYERQRNGY; this is encoded by the coding sequence ATGAGATTTGTCGAATTATTTGAAATGCAGCGGCAATTAGATCGTTTTATTGAAGAAACACAAAATATTGAGAAGGATGTCTTCAATGAAAAGGGGCTCGCACTCCTTGTGGAATTAGGGGAGCTAGCCAATGAAACACGCTGCTTTAAATTTTGGTCAACAAAAGGGCCATCTGAAAAAAGCGTCATTTTAGAGGAATTTGTAGATTCAATTCACTTTATGCTATCACTGGGCTATATGCGTGACTTTACATTAGAGCAATGGCCGGTTGTTGAACAGAAAAAGGACTTAACACAGGCATTTATTGATACAACGCAAACCGTATTAACATTTTTACAACAGCAAACAGAAGAGAATTATAAAGCCATTTGGTTGCAATATAGTTTAATTGCTTACAACTTAAACTTTACCGTAGATGACATCATCGAAGCGTATAAGCAAAAAAATGAAAAAAATTACGAACGCCAGCGTAATGGCTATTAA
- a CDS encoding sigma-w pathway protein ysdB, whose translation MAVLLRIAIIILIIYIFYKGVRYLIDPKRKLDEAYENGNYYFYDDVKNVRKNFFITYKGALFEGEKYLGTTENAFEVISIFVYVHDAMKLQGFTKEDFLYLEKEILMNYPNATINWKNPIEQLMKD comes from the coding sequence ATGGCAGTTCTTTTGCGTATCGCCATTATTATCCTCATCATCTACATATTTTATAAAGGGGTTCGCTATTTAATCGACCCGAAACGCAAATTAGATGAGGCATATGAAAATGGAAACTATTACTTTTATGATGATGTAAAGAATGTCCGAAAAAATTTTTTCATTACTTATAAAGGAGCGCTTTTCGAGGGCGAAAAATATTTAGGTACTACCGAAAATGCTTTTGAAGTGATTAGTATTTTTGTTTATGTGCATGATGCAATGAAGCTACAAGGCTTTACAAAAGAGGATTTCCTATATTTGGAGAAGGAAATCTTAATGAATTATCCGAATGCCACAATTAATTGGAAAAACCCGATTGAGCAACTAATGAAGGATTGA
- a CDS encoding DUF1294 domain-containing protein has translation MALAALSYVVIVSLILCVYMYIDKERAKKKEWRISEKTLLTLGFFGGACGGVLGMYLFRHKTKHNAFAFGYPLMAAIHVFLLVQIFKM, from the coding sequence ATGGCACTAGCAGCACTTTCATATGTTGTAATTGTTTCGCTCATTTTATGCGTCTATATGTATATTGATAAAGAACGCGCAAAGAAAAAGGAATGGCGCATTTCAGAAAAAACATTATTAACACTTGGCTTTTTTGGGGGTGCATGTGGCGGTGTGCTCGGCATGTATTTGTTTCGACATAAAACAAAGCACAATGCCTTTGCGTTTGGTTATCCATTAATGGCTGCAATCCATGTATTTCTACTAGTACAAATCTTTAAAATGTAG
- the rplT gene encoding 50S ribosomal protein L20, which produces MPRVKGGTVTRARRKKVLKLAKGYYGSKHTLYKVANQAVMKSGQYAYRDRRQKKRDFRKLWITRINAAARMNGLSYSRLMHGLKVAGIEVNRKMLADLAVTDAAAFTQLADAAKKAIAK; this is translated from the coding sequence ATGCCACGCGTAAAAGGCGGAACAGTAACACGCGCTCGTCGCAAAAAAGTTTTAAAATTAGCTAAAGGTTACTACGGTTCAAAACATACATTATACAAAGTAGCTAACCAAGCAGTAATGAAATCAGGTCAATATGCATACCGTGACCGTCGTCAAAAGAAACGTGATTTCCGTAAATTATGGATCACTCGTATCAACGCGGCTGCTCGCATGAACGGTTTATCTTACTCTCGTTTAATGCACGGCTTAAAAGTTGCTGGTATCGAAGTTAACCGTAAAATGTTAGCTGACTTAGCTGTAACTGATGCTGCAGCATTCACTCAATTAGCTGATGCAGCGAAAAAAGCAATCGCTAAATAA
- the rpmI gene encoding 50S ribosomal protein L35, with protein sequence MPKMKTHRGAAKRFKKTGTGKLKFDRAYGSHLFANKSTKAKRHLRKAKVVTSGDFKRIRTLLTYMK encoded by the coding sequence ATGCCAAAAATGAAAACTCACCGTGGAGCTGCGAAACGTTTCAAAAAAACAGGTACTGGTAAATTAAAATTTGACCGTGCTTATGGCTCTCACTTATTCGCTAACAAATCTACTAAAGCAAAACGTCATTTACGTAAAGCTAAAGTTGTAACTTCAGGCGATTTCAAACGTATCCGTACATTATTAACTTACATGAAATAA
- the infC gene encoding translation initiation factor IF-3, with the protein MYVNEGIRARELRLIDHNGDQLGVKTRNEALEIATRVNLDLVLVAPQAKPPVARIMDYGKFKFEQQKKDREVRKNQKVITMKEVRLSPTIDEHDFQTKLRNGIKFLEKGDKVKCSIRFKGRAITHKEIGQRVLDRFAEACAEVSTVEQKPKMEGRSMFLVLQPKTEK; encoded by the coding sequence ATGTATGTAAACGAAGGCATTCGTGCACGTGAACTTCGTCTAATCGACCATAATGGTGATCAGCTTGGTGTTAAAACACGTAATGAAGCGCTAGAAATTGCTACTCGTGTTAACTTGGATCTTGTCCTTGTGGCCCCTCAAGCCAAACCACCAGTCGCTCGTATCATGGACTATGGTAAATTTAAGTTCGAACAGCAAAAGAAAGATCGTGAAGTTCGTAAAAATCAAAAAGTCATTACGATGAAAGAGGTTCGTCTGAGCCCAACAATCGATGAACATGATTTCCAAACGAAACTACGTAACGGTATCAAGTTCCTTGAAAAAGGCGATAAAGTTAAATGTAGTATCCGCTTCAAAGGTCGTGCAATCACACACAAAGAGATTGGTCAGCGTGTGTTAGATCGCTTTGCTGAAGCTTGTGCTGAAGTATCTACGGTTGAACAAAAACCAAAGATGGAAGGCCGAAGCATGTTCTTAGTTCTTCAACCGAAGACAGAGAAATAA